The Vicinamibacteria bacterium sequence AGGGCCGGGTCACGCACTTCGTGTGCTCCCCGGGGACGGGGGGCACGGTGTCGGGGGCCGGCCGCTACTTGAAGGAAAAGAAGCCCGACGTGCGCGTGATCGCAGGTGACCCCGTGGGCTCCATCTACACGGAGTACGCGAAGACCCACCAGAAGGGGCAGGGGTTCCCCTACAAGGTGGAGGGGATCGGGGGGGACAAGATCCCGACTTCGCTCCATTTCGACGTCATCGACGAATGGATGTTTGTCTCCGACGCGGACTCCTTCCGCATGGCCCGCCGCCTCACCCGGGAGGAGGGGATCTTTCTGGGTGGCTCGGGCGGGCTCAACGTCCACAGCGCCCTCGAGGTGGCCCGTCAGGTGGACGACCCCGAGGCCATGGTGGTCACGATCCTCTGCGACACGGGGGAGCGCTATCTTTCCAAGCTCTACGACGACGCCTGGATGCGCGAGAACCAGATGCTGGAGGCGGAGCGCGTGACCGCGGGCACCCTGCTCGTCCGGCACCCCTCCGAGCTGCCCCCCATCGTCTCCGTGGCCCCCTCCGCCAACGTCCGCCAGGCCCTGAACCTCATGAGCACGTGGGGCCTATCGCAGATCCCGGTCATCGACGGCAAGGACTGCGTGGGCTCCCTGAGCGAGGGGCCGCTCATGGCCCGGGCCCTGGAGGATGGGAAGCTCCTGGACCATCCCGTCTCGGAGGCCATGCAGCACCCCTTCCCGGTTGTGGACGCCGACGTCCCTCTGGACCGCCTGACCAACCTGCTCTCCCGGGAGACGCCGGCCGCGCTGGTGCGGCGGGACGGCCAGCTCGTAGGCATCGTCAACCGCTATGACGTCCTGCGTCAGGTGGCGGGCATTCGCTGAGGAGCCTCCCCTCCAGCCAATCCTCCATCTTCCGGAAGACGCGCTCCTTCTCCGGTTCGTTGAACATCTCGTGGTAGAGACCCTCCCAGGTCAGGAACTCCGTCAGGTGGGGGGGCGCCCGCTCGGCCCACCGGCGCGTGGCCTCGGAGTCCACCACGCGGTCAGCGCCCGAGACCATGACCAGCGCGGGGAGGCCGAGGTGGCCGGCCCCCGCTTGCACGCGCTCCTGGACGCGGAGCACTTCCGTGAACCAGCGGACCGAGACCTGATGGCTGACCAGGGGATCGGCGGCGTAAGCGGCCACCACCGTGGGATCCCGCGAGAGCTTGCGGGGGTCGAGGTGGTTGGGGAGCCGCAGGCGTGGCCAGACCCGGGAGAGGAGTCGGGCCGTTTGGTGGAGGAGGGGGCGGGGGCGGGTCTCCGGGTGGAGCCCCAAGAAGGGAGAGGAAACGATGAGTCCGGCCAGGCCCTGGGGATGCCAAAGGGCGCAAGCCACGACGATCAGTCCACCCTGCGAGTGCCCGACCAGGAAGAGGGGGAGGCCGGGATGTTCTTCGTGCATCCAGCCCGCGATCGTCCCCACGTCCCCGAGGAATTCCTCGAAGCGGTCCACGTGGACCGGGGTGCCCCCGCTCCGGCCGTGGGCGCGGCAGTCCAGCGCGTAGCAGGCGAACCGCCGCGCAACGAAATACGCGATGGGGTTCTGGTATCGTCCAGAGTGCTCGCCCAGCCCGTGGACGAAGAGAAGCATCGCTCTCGGCGCCTCCGGCATCCAGCGTTGCCAGTAGAGCTCGAGGCCATCCGCGGCTTGGCGCCAGCCGTCGTCGTGGCCGGCCGTCGGCATGTCCGAGCAACCCTACGACAGGGGCTCCGGTGCCGTCAACGCGTATCCGGCACGCGCATCCGGGCGGAGTCGACCCCTTCCGGTCTCACCTCGGGTAACATCGGGCGGCCATGAGTGATCCAAGGGCGAAGAGGGAGGGGGATTGACGGCCAAAGCGCGGGAAGACGACGGCCGTGCCCGCGGGCGACGCCTCCGGCGGAAAGTGGGGCGCACAGCCCAGGGGCTCTGGCAACCCGTGAAGGACCGCGCCGACCCCTTGGCCATCCTGCAGGAGTCGAACGCGGAGCGTCTCCCCCACCTGGTGCCGCTCAAGACGGGGCGCATGGCCCTCTCCCCCTTCGGTTTCTTCCGGGGCGCGGCGCCGGTGATGGCCGCGGACCTCGCCCGGCGCCCCTACACCGGCCTCCTGGTTCAGCTCTGCGGTGACGCCCACGTGCAGAACATAGGCGCCTTCGCCACTCCCGAAGGACGGTTGGCCTTCGACCTGAACGATTTCGACGAGACGATCCGGGGTCCCTGGGAATGGGACCTCGCTCGGCTGGCCGCGAGTGTGGTCCTGGCCGGGCGGGAGGCCGGGAACGGGAACCGCCTGTGCGTGGAGGCGGTCCGCACGCTGGCCCGCTCCT is a genomic window containing:
- a CDS encoding pyridoxal-phosphate dependent enzyme, which encodes MKRNLQPFGNILEAIGWTPLVRLSRIARGIRTPVYGKAENLNPGGSVKDRIGLAIIEAAERSGALKPGGVIVEGTSGNTGIGLAIAAAIKGYRCIFTIPDKMSSEKIRLLRAYGAEVVVVPTAVPPDHPEYYIQKAKSIVAATPGAILADQHYNPVNPEAHYQTTGPEIWEQTQGRVTHFVCSPGTGGTVSGAGRYLKEKKPDVRVIAGDPVGSIYTEYAKTHQKGQGFPYKVEGIGGDKIPTSLHFDVIDEWMFVSDADSFRMARRLTREEGIFLGGSGGLNVHSALEVARQVDDPEAMVVTILCDTGERYLSKLYDDAWMRENQMLEAERVTAGTLLVRHPSELPPIVSVAPSANVRQALNLMSTWGLSQIPVIDGKDCVGSLSEGPLMARALEDGKLLDHPVSEAMQHPFPVVDADVPLDRLTNLLSRETPAALVRRDGQLVGIVNRYDVLRQVAGIR
- a CDS encoding lysophospholipase; translated protein: MPTAGHDDGWRQAADGLELYWQRWMPEAPRAMLLFVHGLGEHSGRYQNPIAYFVARRFACYALDCRAHGRSGGTPVHVDRFEEFLGDVGTIAGWMHEEHPGLPLFLVGHSQGGLIVVACALWHPQGLAGLIVSSPFLGLHPETRPRPLLHQTARLLSRVWPRLRLPNHLDPRKLSRDPTVVAAYAADPLVSHQVSVRWFTEVLRVQERVQAGAGHLGLPALVMVSGADRVVDSEATRRWAERAPPHLTEFLTWEGLYHEMFNEPEKERVFRKMEDWLEGRLLSECPPPDAGRHSG